The following are encoded in a window of Palaemon carinicauda isolate YSFRI2023 chromosome 31, ASM3689809v2, whole genome shotgun sequence genomic DNA:
- the LOC137624429 gene encoding serine/threonine-protein kinase SBK1-like, with protein sequence MLARLESTASGSSSCDLPEESLSDHYDIITILNHGRMGNVIYLAADRSTGEEVVLKAICRDMCRRREVQREYHYASHFNHPNLAVATSRLFQTDLYLVYPMEYAPFGDLGSLLRSKAIEEVRARWVAEQVASGLTYLHSFQLVHGNLVPENILIFKPNLSLVKITDFGSTCRGGAYVRRRISAGAYNPPELCSGDGSEGYYTGTSLDSWALGILIIHCLTGVQPWVTSNVNDQEYAAFRNWQRVKSTRVPRPFKRFTVRLLRLLRRLLEPRGWSRYATKEVFKYLEDDWVIKSRDRADSQDLNGTASQSQQHSWLQSGVTQLTLRDRRQHLQQQQQQQQQRERQQQSDGGVEEAQTPQGRVSSPRRFLAELLRFTSPTSSVRQRRRNHAWQHSSSSSSSSSSFSWLNSSSSSSPSFSASTSYSSV encoded by the exons ATGTTAGCAAGATTAGAGTCCACAGCATCAGGAAGCAGCAGCTGTGATCTTCCGGAGGAATCTCTCAGTGACCATTATGATATTATCACTATCCTCAACCATGGAAGGATGGGAAATGTAA TATACCTGGCAGCCGATCGCTCTACAGGCGAAGAAGTGGTTCTGAAAGCAATTTGTCGAGATATGTGCCGGAGGAGAGAAGTGCAGAGGGAGTACCACTATGCGTCTCACTTCAACCACCCAAACCTAGCGGTGGCCACTTCCAGACTTTTCCAGACTGATCTTTACCTCGTGTACCCGATGGAATACGCTCCCTTTGGCGATCTTGGAAGCTTACTCCGCTCTAAAGCTATTGAAGAG GTCCGCGCCAGATGGGTTGCTGAGCAGGTAGCCAGCGGTCTTACATACTTGCACAGTTTCCAGCTTGTTCATGGAAACCTGGTCCCAGAAAACATCTTGATCTTCAAACCCAATCTCTCCCTTGTCAAAATCACCGACTTTGGCTCAACGTGCCGAGGTGGGGCGTACGTCAGACGAAGGATCAGTGCCGGCGCTTATAATCCACCGGAACTGTGCTCGGGCGATGGTTCTGAAGGATATTACACCGGCACATCCTTGGATTCGTGGGCACTGGGAATACTCATCATCCATTGCCTGACAGGGGTCCAACCATGGGTCACCAGCAATGTCAACGATCAGGAGTACGCCGCTTTCAGAAACTGGCAGAGAGTAAAGTCGACCCGAGTCCCCAGGCCTTTCAAAAGATTTACTGTCCGTCTCTTACGCCTTCTACGACGTCTTCTTGAACCCAGGGGTTGGTCGCGTTATGCTACGAAGGAGGTTTTCAAGTACCTTGAAGATGACTGGGTGATAAAATCAAGGGATCGAGCTGACAGTCAAGACTTAAATGGAACCGCCAGTCAATCGCAACAGCATTCTTGGCTGCAGAGTGGTGTTACGCAACTTACTCTGAGGGATCGCCGGCAGCAtttacagcagcagcaacaacagcaacagcagagaGAAAGACAACAACAATCAGATGGAGGAGTAGAAGAAGCCCAGACTCCCCAAGGGCGAGTTTCCAGCCCAAGGCGATTTCTGGCCGAATTGCTTCGATTTACTTCTCCGACATCATCTGTCAGGCAACGTCGAAGAAACCACGCCTGGCaacactcctcttcctcttcctcatcctcctcctcattttcgTGGCTCAATTCCTCATCCTCCTCATCACCATCATTCAGTGCCTCTACAAGCTACTCCTCGGTCTAA